From one Tsukamurella tyrosinosolvens genomic stretch:
- a CDS encoding NYN domain-containing protein gives MTPLDAPTDPQPDAAKRVLLVWDAPNLDMGLGSILGGRPTAAHRPRFDALGRWLLEYTAGLESDTDTRLEPEATVFTNIAPGTADVVRPWVEALRNVGYAVFAKPKIDDDSDVDEDMLDHIDVRRYSPGLGGLLVASADGQAFREPLEEISASGVPVTVLGFREHAAWALASPTLEFVDLEDIAGVFREPLPRVSLDSLPDEGAWLQPFRPLSSLLSSRA, from the coding sequence GTGACTCCGCTCGACGCACCCACCGACCCGCAGCCCGACGCGGCCAAGCGCGTCCTGCTCGTCTGGGACGCGCCCAACCTCGACATGGGGCTCGGCTCGATCCTCGGCGGCCGCCCGACCGCCGCGCACCGCCCGCGCTTCGACGCGCTGGGCCGCTGGCTCCTGGAGTACACGGCCGGCCTGGAATCGGACACGGACACCCGGCTCGAGCCCGAGGCCACCGTCTTCACCAACATCGCGCCCGGCACCGCAGACGTGGTCCGCCCCTGGGTCGAGGCCCTGCGCAACGTGGGCTACGCGGTCTTCGCCAAGCCCAAGATCGACGACGACAGCGACGTCGACGAGGACATGCTCGATCACATCGACGTCCGGCGGTACTCGCCGGGCCTCGGTGGGCTCCTCGTCGCCTCCGCGGACGGCCAGGCCTTCCGCGAGCCGCTGGAGGAGATCTCCGCAAGCGGTGTACCGGTTACCGTCCTCGGGTTCCGCGAGCACGCCGCCTGGGCGCTGGCGTCCCCTACTCTGGAGTTCGTCGATCTCGAGGACATCGCCGGGGTGTTCCGCGAGCCGCTGCCACGGGTGAGCCTCGATTCGCTGCCCGACGAGGGTGCGTGGC